A window from Sinorhizobium fredii encodes these proteins:
- a CDS encoding YqgE/AlgH family protein, translating into MATTAQPKIRERGFLDGQFLIAMPSMFDANFARTVIFVCAHSEDGAMGFVLNRPQRLTFPDVLLHLQLLDPEEAIRLPSAAREFQIQAGGPVETGRGFVLHSDDYLSDSSIPVSDDICLTATLDIVKAISRGEGPVKATMLLGYAGWGPGQLESEIANNGWLTCPAREELIFSRDLDEKYDQALALIGVSSAMLSPDAGHA; encoded by the coding sequence ATGGCAACAACGGCGCAGCCAAAGATACGCGAACGTGGTTTCCTTGACGGTCAGTTCCTGATCGCCATGCCCAGCATGTTCGATGCCAATTTCGCCCGCACGGTGATCTTCGTCTGCGCCCATTCGGAAGACGGCGCGATGGGCTTCGTGTTGAACCGGCCCCAGCGGCTGACCTTCCCGGACGTGCTCCTGCATCTGCAACTGCTCGACCCGGAAGAAGCGATCCGGCTGCCTTCGGCGGCACGTGAGTTCCAGATCCAGGCTGGCGGGCCGGTCGAGACCGGTCGTGGTTTCGTCCTGCATTCGGACGATTACCTGAGCGACTCGAGCATTCCGGTCAGCGACGATATCTGCCTGACGGCGACGCTCGACATCGTCAAGGCCATTTCGCGCGGCGAGGGGCCCGTCAAGGCCACCATGCTGCTCGGCTATGCCGGCTGGGGACCGGGGCAGCTCGAAAGCGAAATCGCCAACAACGGCTGGCTGACATGCCCGGCGCGTGAAGAGCTGATCTTCAGCCGTGACCTCGACGAGAAATACGATCAGGCGCTTGCGCTGATCGGCGTCTCTTCGGCGATGCTTTCCCCCGATGCCGGCCACGCCTAA